Proteins encoded within one genomic window of Bacillus sp. 1NLA3E:
- a CDS encoding response regulator transcription factor, which yields MIQILLVDDHPLVGEGTKLIIETEGDMKVEFETSPIQAIERLKTHSFNVLLFDLTMPQMDGFELTKKALAIDPQANVLIFSECDIYPNLDLLMESGAVGFIAKTATKEQLIRAIRCALNQEMVVPFSWLKDIYHGDRPWVKRKMFKEKISLTDKEKKIMKELVKGKTNKEMAQTLFVGQRSFEYSLTKIFHKLGVQTRIEAVVKVKEMGLIVD from the coding sequence ATGATTCAAATTCTACTGGTTGACGACCATCCATTGGTTGGTGAAGGCACCAAGCTAATTATTGAGACTGAAGGAGACATGAAGGTTGAATTTGAGACATCTCCGATCCAGGCAATTGAACGATTAAAAACACACTCGTTTAATGTGTTGCTATTTGATCTGACTATGCCTCAAATGGATGGCTTCGAATTAACGAAAAAGGCGTTAGCCATTGATCCTCAAGCTAATGTATTAATTTTTAGTGAATGTGATATTTATCCAAATCTTGATTTGTTAATGGAGTCAGGGGCGGTTGGTTTTATCGCGAAAACAGCTACTAAGGAACAGTTAATAAGAGCGATTAGATGCGCTTTAAATCAAGAAATGGTTGTTCCGTTTTCCTGGCTGAAAGACATTTACCACGGTGACAGACCTTGGGTAAAACGAAAAATGTTTAAGGAAAAAATTTCACTCACGGACAAAGAAAAGAAAATTATGAAGGAATTAGTAAAAGGGAAAACCAACAAAGAAATGGCTCAAACCCTGTTTGTTGGCCAACGTTCATTTGAATATAGCTTAACTAAAATTTTCCATAAGCTAGGAGTCCAAACCAGGATTGAGGCCGTTGTCAAAGTAAAAGAGATGGGATTAATTGTTGATTAA
- a CDS encoding sigma-70 family RNA polymerase sigma factor has product MKSAIKESNLLWKAYRENLDFNAQESLVNQYLYLVEQMANRLSLTIPQRIIPKEDLIGLGYIGLIEAIKKFDYKKGYQFETYGLWRIKGAMLDGIRKMDWVPRSLREKAKKLNSAYRHLEQSLMRSPTEEELSEYLKLALDEVDQAMAAISVSTIISLNEPLNTNDVDGKQQTRIEQLKDDQSASQEQLMQRVEFRNMMALAIDKLPEKERLVISLFYYEGLTQSEITEVLNLTKGRISQLHSQAILHLRKSFEDKGFSLDSFV; this is encoded by the coding sequence TTGAAATCTGCTATAAAAGAATCTAATCTATTATGGAAGGCATACCGGGAGAATCTTGATTTCAACGCACAAGAAAGTTTGGTAAACCAATATTTGTATTTGGTTGAGCAAATGGCCAACCGCTTGAGTTTAACCATCCCTCAGCGAATTATTCCGAAAGAGGACTTGATTGGCTTAGGCTATATCGGTTTAATCGAAGCAATCAAAAAATTCGACTACAAAAAAGGGTATCAATTTGAAACGTACGGCCTTTGGCGCATTAAAGGTGCCATGTTGGACGGTATACGCAAAATGGACTGGGTTCCACGAAGCCTAAGAGAGAAAGCCAAAAAACTAAACAGTGCCTACCGACACCTGGAACAATCATTAATGAGGTCACCGACGGAAGAGGAGTTAAGTGAATACTTAAAGCTGGCTTTAGATGAAGTGGACCAGGCAATGGCAGCAATCTCTGTTTCGACCATCATCTCCCTTAATGAACCTTTGAATACAAACGATGTAGACGGAAAGCAGCAAACCCGGATTGAACAGCTGAAGGATGATCAATCAGCATCCCAGGAGCAGTTGATGCAAAGGGTGGAATTTCGGAACATGATGGCTTTAGCTATTGATAAGTTGCCTGAAAAAGAAAGACTGGTCATTTCGTTATTTTATTACGAAGGTCTTACTCAGTCAGAAATTACTGAGGTCTTGAATCTTACAAAGGGGAGGATTTCCCAGCTCCACTCCCAAGCAATTCTCCATTTACGAAAAAGTTTCGAAGATAAAGGTTTTTCCTTGGATTCTTTTGTATAG
- a CDS encoding MinD/ParA family protein, with translation MDQAQSLREYMLRFNVQQQKKATSRVITVTSGKGGVGKSNFTLNFALGLKAAGKKVIVLDLDLTTANINILMGITPRYSLVDVLSQRKLIWDVLELGTGGIEYITGGLEIQDLLELDQAKLTFFWSQIQGLQNYADFILLDTGAGISKELMNFILASDETILVTTPEPTSIADSYSVVKAIHRYDQPTLKKLRLVVNRAHTYREAGETSRTLQNACSTFLKMELKSLGHLMEDEHVRQSVRSQTPFLVSYPNCTASKNIKQMVYSYLPELNETSSVSPKGLRGFFEKIISSGKSS, from the coding sequence ATGGATCAAGCTCAAAGCCTTCGCGAATACATGCTCAGATTTAATGTACAGCAGCAAAAAAAAGCAACCTCCCGCGTGATTACGGTTACTAGTGGTAAGGGAGGGGTTGGAAAATCAAATTTTACGCTTAACTTTGCCTTAGGTTTAAAAGCAGCTGGAAAAAAAGTTATCGTTCTCGATTTAGATTTAACCACAGCCAATATTAATATTCTTATGGGGATTACACCACGGTATAGTCTGGTTGATGTATTATCGCAGCGAAAATTGATATGGGATGTATTAGAATTGGGTACAGGAGGAATCGAGTATATCACCGGTGGACTCGAAATCCAAGATCTGCTGGAATTAGATCAAGCGAAACTTACCTTCTTCTGGAGCCAAATTCAAGGTCTGCAAAACTATGCCGATTTTATTTTATTGGATACGGGAGCGGGAATATCAAAGGAGCTCATGAATTTTATTTTAGCTTCGGATGAAACGATTTTGGTGACAACGCCTGAACCGACATCGATAGCCGATTCCTACTCAGTGGTAAAGGCTATTCATCGATACGATCAACCAACACTGAAAAAACTTAGATTGGTCGTCAATCGTGCTCATACTTATCGTGAAGCAGGAGAAACATCAAGGACATTGCAGAATGCATGCAGTACCTTTCTGAAAATGGAATTAAAATCATTAGGCCATCTGATGGAAGATGAGCATGTTCGGCAATCGGTTCGTTCACAAACGCCTTTTCTTGTTAGTTATCCAAATTGTACAGCATCGAAAAACATCAAACAAATGGTGTATTCTTATCTGCCTGAGTTGAATGAAACTTCTTCTGTTTCTCCTAAAGGATTACGGGGATTTTTCGAAAAAATCATTTCATCAGGAAAATCGTCGTAA
- the flhF gene encoding flagellar biosynthesis protein FlhF, whose product MKTKRIIAESMPLALKMVRQELGENAIIVNTRTIKTGGVFGLFSKQKYEVTAYTFEKDGNTPAPQFSLELKDKAEKTFLKEKDNKHNPEDVDDKGSGFHKQPQKLYSYYSQPPVQKEQAVVAPTPIAETENPLLDELQDLRKLMMNYVMSDKKKNVLPRAVTKWSDRLKEQGVEDDVVLYIVNRLLKQNESLKEMTAKEIKQEIILIIKEIITKRVPENNNVRKQTLVINMIGPTGVGKTTTIAKLATEQILKQKRRVAMITTDVYRIAAVEQLKTYAGILNVPIEVVRSSDELGTVLNKLSNYDLIYMDTTGRNYKEQANRESISEFLHHPLESDNYLVLSLTTKFEDLKILLNEFLDSPVQKLILTKFDETSSYGSILNIAYKYPYQIAYITNGQSVPEDITAIDAALLTSYLLGEEIENGSSSKPSRIHAQI is encoded by the coding sequence ATGAAAACGAAAAGGATCATTGCGGAATCTATGCCCCTTGCTTTAAAAATGGTTCGGCAAGAATTAGGGGAAAACGCTATTATTGTTAACACAAGAACGATCAAAACAGGCGGCGTGTTTGGGCTGTTTTCTAAACAAAAATATGAGGTGACTGCTTATACCTTTGAAAAAGACGGTAATACTCCGGCACCTCAGTTTTCTTTAGAATTGAAAGATAAAGCAGAGAAAACCTTCCTGAAGGAAAAGGATAATAAGCACAATCCTGAAGATGTGGACGACAAAGGTTCCGGTTTTCATAAGCAGCCACAAAAACTATATAGCTATTATTCCCAACCACCTGTTCAAAAAGAACAAGCTGTTGTTGCACCCACTCCTATAGCTGAAACAGAAAATCCATTGCTCGATGAGCTACAGGATTTGCGTAAATTGATGATGAATTATGTGATGAGCGATAAAAAGAAAAATGTCCTGCCGAGAGCTGTGACTAAATGGTCAGACCGATTAAAGGAACAGGGTGTGGAGGATGATGTAGTTTTATATATTGTGAACCGTTTACTTAAACAAAATGAATCTCTAAAGGAAATGACTGCAAAAGAAATCAAACAAGAAATCATCCTGATCATTAAAGAAATCATCACAAAACGGGTTCCGGAGAATAACAACGTCAGGAAGCAGACCCTAGTAATCAATATGATTGGTCCTACAGGTGTCGGCAAAACGACCACGATTGCCAAACTGGCGACGGAGCAAATTTTAAAACAAAAGCGCCGGGTAGCGATGATAACGACTGATGTTTACCGAATTGCCGCCGTTGAACAGCTGAAAACCTATGCTGGGATTTTGAATGTTCCAATTGAAGTGGTTCGTTCAAGTGATGAATTAGGAACCGTTTTAAATAAATTGAGTAACTATGATCTAATTTATATGGATACAACCGGGAGAAATTATAAAGAACAAGCGAATCGTGAATCAATTAGCGAATTTTTACACCATCCGCTTGAAAGTGATAACTACCTTGTTCTGAGCTTGACGACGAAGTTCGAGGATTTAAAGATCCTGCTCAATGAGTTTTTAGACAGTCCAGTCCAAAAATTGATCCTGACGAAATTTGACGAAACTTCGAGCTATGGTTCGATTCTTAATATTGCCTATAAATACCCCTATCAAATTGCTTATATCACGAATGGGCAAAGTGTTCCAGAAGATATCACAGCGATTGATGCAGCACTTCTGACGAGTTACTTATTAGGGGAGGAAATCGAAAATGGATCAAGCTCAAAGCCTTCGCGAATACATGCTCAGATTTAA
- the flhA gene encoding flagellar biosynthesis protein FlhA, with protein sequence MKTKDISVLFVVILIVAMMIIPLPTFLLDFLLIINICISLLILLVAMNIREPLEFSVFPTALLLTTLFRLALNVSTTRSVLSKADGGKVIETFGSFVIGGNPVVGFVVFLILIIIQFIVITKGSERVAEVAARFTLDAMPGKQMSIDADMNAGLISEHDARDRRKKIEQEADFYGSMDGASKFVKGDAIAAIIIFLINVIGGFIIGMVIHGMQFAESLSTFTLLSVGDGLVSQVPALLISTATGITVTRAASDGNLSSDIIQQLLNYPKLLYIVAGTILVLGIFTPIGIFITLPIAALLAFGAYTMQQSGKREELNNEKMEQEGQEEDLGSPEKVINLLQLDPLELEIGYGLIPLADKNQGGDILDRIVMIRRQFVLELGLVIPTIRIRDNLQLPPNQYVLKFRGSKIVAGEVYLDHFLAMNQGEENDDRIEGISVVEPAFGLPAKWVSLEEKQKAELLGYMIVDPPSVIATHLTEVLKRHAHELLRREETKELIDNLKESHPNLVDELVPSLLSVGEIQKVLQNLLREQISIRDLAVIFETLADYAVYTKDPKVLTEYVRQNMTRQITEQYADEGVIHVLTAGATLEKGISDSIQQTEAGGYYLSMDPQMSRRITEALHSQIDRVIQTGGQPIFLTSPSIRMYLKQFIEKILPTVPVLSYTELEPNIEIQSIGVVNI encoded by the coding sequence ATGAAAACAAAAGATATTTCCGTGTTGTTTGTTGTCATATTAATTGTTGCCATGATGATTATTCCTCTGCCAACTTTCTTATTGGATTTTCTATTAATTATTAATATCTGTATCTCATTGCTTATTCTGCTGGTGGCGATGAATATAAGAGAACCATTGGAGTTTTCAGTATTTCCAACAGCGTTGCTACTCACAACCTTATTCCGATTAGCCCTTAATGTGTCTACCACCCGTTCAGTTTTATCGAAAGCTGATGGTGGAAAAGTCATTGAGACGTTTGGTTCATTTGTTATTGGGGGAAACCCTGTTGTTGGTTTTGTCGTTTTCTTAATCTTAATTATCATTCAGTTCATCGTTATCACAAAAGGATCTGAACGAGTAGCGGAAGTTGCGGCGCGGTTTACACTGGATGCAATGCCAGGGAAACAAATGAGTATTGATGCCGATATGAATGCCGGGTTAATTAGTGAACATGATGCACGCGACCGCCGGAAAAAAATTGAGCAAGAGGCTGACTTCTACGGTTCTATGGATGGTGCCAGTAAATTTGTCAAAGGGGATGCCATCGCCGCCATTATCATCTTTTTGATCAATGTCATTGGTGGCTTCATCATCGGAATGGTTATCCATGGTATGCAATTTGCAGAATCACTCAGCACCTTTACGCTGTTATCTGTAGGGGATGGATTAGTAAGCCAAGTGCCTGCACTCCTTATTTCTACTGCCACCGGGATTACGGTTACACGTGCAGCATCAGATGGTAACTTAAGCTCGGATATCATACAGCAATTATTAAATTATCCAAAACTACTTTATATAGTGGCCGGAACCATTTTGGTTCTTGGTATATTTACACCAATTGGTATTTTTATCACACTTCCTATTGCAGCATTATTGGCTTTTGGTGCCTACACTATGCAACAGTCTGGTAAGCGAGAAGAACTTAACAATGAAAAAATGGAACAAGAAGGACAGGAAGAAGATCTCGGTAGTCCGGAAAAAGTGATTAATTTGCTACAACTTGATCCGTTGGAGTTGGAAATTGGCTATGGCTTAATTCCGCTGGCCGATAAAAATCAGGGTGGAGACATTCTTGATCGGATTGTCATGATTCGTAGGCAATTTGTGCTTGAATTAGGACTAGTCATCCCGACGATTCGGATTCGAGATAATTTGCAGCTACCACCAAACCAATATGTATTGAAATTTCGCGGTAGTAAAATTGTTGCAGGAGAAGTTTATCTTGACCATTTTCTCGCCATGAATCAAGGGGAAGAAAATGATGACAGGATCGAGGGAATTTCAGTGGTTGAGCCTGCGTTTGGATTGCCGGCAAAATGGGTGAGCCTGGAAGAAAAACAAAAAGCCGAACTTCTAGGTTATATGATTGTCGATCCGCCTTCGGTGATTGCCACCCATTTAACAGAAGTATTAAAACGACATGCTCACGAGTTATTACGCAGAGAAGAAACAAAAGAATTAATTGACAATCTTAAAGAAAGCCATCCGAATCTCGTCGATGAACTTGTTCCAAGCTTGCTTTCCGTTGGAGAGATTCAAAAAGTATTGCAAAATCTCTTACGTGAACAAATATCGATTCGGGATTTAGCGGTAATCTTTGAAACATTGGCAGATTATGCTGTCTATACTAAAGATCCAAAAGTACTAACGGAATATGTCCGTCAAAACATGACACGGCAAATTACCGAGCAATATGCAGATGAAGGAGTTATCCATGTGTTAACTGCAGGAGCGACGCTGGAAAAAGGAATTTCAGATAGTATTCAGCAGACCGAGGCAGGAGGATATTACCTTTCGATGGATCCGCAAATGTCGCGGAGAATTACGGAAGCATTGCACAGCCAAATTGATCGGGTTATTCAGACAGGCGGTCAGCCAATCTTCCTGACTTCCCCTTCGATTCGGATGTATTTGAAACAGTTTATTGAAAAAATCCTGCCGACGGTGCCCGTTCTTTCATATACCGAACTGGAGCCTAATATTGAGATCCAAAGTATAGGAGTGGTCAACATATGA
- the flhB gene encoding flagellar biosynthesis protein FlhB produces MAEEKTEKATPFKRREARKKGQVAKSPEVASAVTLLLGFAFFMIGGKIFVEGCLNIFRVSFQEYMQWDLSYSSLSLIFKQLLWNGGKLLAPLFGIIILAGVVANFAQVGFMINAEGAKMNFGKINPLEGAKNIFSLRALMELLKSVLKIVIISFVVFSIIWGQRTELFALGTKTIWDTSRFVGSLVIKVGIAASSCLMILAAADYAFRRYEHEKKLRMSKQEIKDEYKKMEGDPVVKGKRRQIQRQMAMNRMMQDVPKADVVITNPTHFAVAIRYDFKTMDTPIVIAKGKEHVALKIKEIAKQHKIMTIENKPLARALFAAVEVGESVPEEMFNAVGEILAYVYYHEGRYKGMMR; encoded by the coding sequence GTGGCAGAAGAAAAAACAGAAAAAGCAACCCCTTTTAAAAGGCGGGAGGCTAGAAAAAAAGGTCAGGTCGCCAAAAGTCCTGAAGTAGCATCTGCGGTTACTTTGCTCCTCGGTTTTGCCTTTTTTATGATTGGTGGGAAGATTTTTGTTGAAGGCTGCCTCAATATATTCCGGGTTAGTTTCCAGGAATATATGCAGTGGGATCTTTCTTACTCCAGTCTCTCGCTTATTTTTAAGCAGTTATTGTGGAATGGTGGGAAATTGTTGGCACCACTCTTTGGTATTATCATTTTGGCCGGGGTTGTAGCCAATTTTGCTCAGGTCGGGTTTATGATAAATGCTGAAGGAGCGAAAATGAATTTTGGTAAGATCAATCCCCTGGAGGGAGCAAAAAATATTTTTTCCCTAAGGGCATTAATGGAATTATTAAAATCCGTCCTGAAAATTGTCATCATTTCATTTGTGGTATTTTCGATTATTTGGGGTCAGAGAACAGAGCTGTTTGCACTTGGTACTAAGACTATTTGGGATACATCAAGATTTGTAGGTTCGCTTGTTATAAAAGTTGGAATCGCGGCATCCTCTTGTTTAATGATATTGGCTGCTGCAGATTACGCCTTTCGCCGGTATGAGCATGAAAAAAAGCTCCGGATGTCAAAGCAGGAAATCAAAGATGAATATAAGAAGATGGAAGGGGACCCAGTGGTTAAAGGGAAACGGCGCCAGATTCAACGGCAAATGGCAATGAACCGGATGATGCAGGATGTGCCTAAGGCTGATGTCGTTATCACAAACCCAACCCACTTCGCTGTTGCCATCCGCTATGATTTTAAAACCATGGATACTCCGATAGTCATCGCTAAAGGAAAAGAACATGTCGCTTTAAAAATTAAAGAAATTGCCAAACAACATAAAATTATGACGATAGAAAATAAACCGCTTGCCCGGGCATTATTTGCTGCGGTAGAGGTTGGGGAATCAGTCCCAGAAGAAATGTTCAATGCAGTAGGAGAGATTTTAGCATATGTTTACTATCATGAAGGCAGGTATAAGGGGATGATGAGATGA
- the fliR gene encoding flagellar biosynthetic protein FliR — MEITPSLWWTFLLIFVRISSFMVSAPVFSGQQIPGTYKIGFSAALSIICVSMIKNPVHDVAEWTLFLLIFKEFMVGIVIGMVANIMFYSVQLAGSLMDIQIGFSMASLFDPTFGTNTQLTGRLQNILAMLVLFTTNAHHLLIQGILSSFDWVSLQAFVPAWSDGQISSFLLKCLMQMFMLGFMMAAPIMGTLFVVDIAIGILARTVPQMNIFVIAPPIKILVYFALYILVLPGFFYLLNILLQTMFESMASILKIMGG; from the coding sequence ATGGAAATCACTCCTTCCTTGTGGTGGACCTTTTTACTGATATTTGTCAGGATTTCTTCATTTATGGTATCAGCACCGGTGTTTTCTGGACAGCAAATACCTGGGACCTACAAAATCGGCTTTAGTGCCGCACTTAGTATTATTTGTGTAAGCATGATAAAAAATCCGGTCCATGATGTAGCTGAGTGGACACTGTTTTTATTAATTTTTAAAGAGTTTATGGTCGGAATTGTGATTGGAATGGTGGCCAATATCATGTTTTACTCCGTCCAGCTTGCAGGTTCATTAATGGATATTCAAATCGGATTCTCGATGGCCAGCTTATTTGACCCAACTTTTGGTACAAATACCCAACTGACGGGACGGCTACAAAACATTCTGGCAATGTTGGTGCTATTTACGACCAATGCCCACCATCTTTTGATACAGGGGATATTATCCAGCTTTGATTGGGTTTCATTGCAGGCTTTTGTGCCTGCGTGGTCGGACGGCCAGATATCAAGCTTTTTGCTGAAATGTTTGATGCAGATGTTTATGCTTGGATTTATGATGGCTGCCCCCATTATGGGTACATTGTTTGTGGTTGACATAGCGATTGGTATTCTTGCAAGGACTGTACCGCAGATGAATATTTTTGTCATTGCACCACCAATTAAGATTTTAGTCTACTTTGCTCTTTATATATTGGTCTTACCTGGTTTCTTTTATTTATTAAATATTCTTCTTCAAACAATGTTTGAATCAATGGCTTCTATTTTAAAAATAATGGGTGGATAA
- the fliQ gene encoding flagellar biosynthesis protein FliQ codes for MSTEMVLQLAQDAVYTILIVTAPVAVVALLVGLLVSIFQATTQIQEQTLAFIPKIVAVFLTLLVAGAWMLQHVVDFTQNLWGNLSQYVG; via the coding sequence ATGTCAACTGAAATGGTTCTACAGCTTGCACAGGATGCTGTCTATACTATCCTCATCGTCACCGCGCCAGTTGCTGTGGTGGCATTATTGGTTGGACTATTGGTCAGTATTTTTCAAGCAACCACCCAAATTCAGGAACAGACACTGGCATTTATTCCAAAAATCGTTGCCGTTTTCCTTACTCTATTAGTTGCCGGGGCATGGATGCTACAGCATGTCGTTGATTTCACCCAGAATTTATGGGGAAATCTTTCGCAATATGTGGGGTAG
- the fliP gene encoding flagellar type III secretion system pore protein FliP (The bacterial flagellar biogenesis protein FliP forms a type III secretion system (T3SS)-type pore required for flagellar assembly.): MLRKLIVLVPLLTLGGLSIAYATSPADTLIPGIDLGSNDPGSVSNSLRIILLITVLSIAPAILVLMTCFTRIIVVLGFVRNALGTQQIPPNQVLIGLALFMTFFIMGPTFSQINHDGLEPFMSGKMSQQEAFNAASEPLKEFMAKQTREKDLALFMDYAGMKTPKEVKDIPINALVPAFAISELKTAFQMGFMIFIPFLVIDMIVSSVLMSMGMMMLPPVMISMPFKILLFIMVDGWNLIIKSLLTSF; encoded by the coding sequence ATGCTTCGGAAATTGATTGTTCTTGTACCTCTGCTAACGCTGGGAGGTCTTTCAATCGCGTATGCAACAAGTCCTGCTGATACGCTCATACCAGGAATTGATTTAGGCTCTAATGATCCAGGAAGTGTATCGAATTCCCTGCGGATTATTCTTTTGATTACGGTGCTTTCTATAGCTCCAGCGATACTTGTATTAATGACCTGTTTTACCCGTATCATCGTAGTGCTTGGGTTTGTTCGAAATGCGCTTGGAACACAGCAAATCCCCCCCAATCAGGTCTTAATCGGATTGGCACTCTTTATGACCTTTTTTATCATGGGTCCGACTTTTTCGCAAATAAATCATGATGGGCTAGAACCATTCATGTCAGGAAAAATGTCTCAGCAGGAAGCATTCAATGCCGCAAGTGAGCCATTGAAAGAATTCATGGCCAAACAGACACGCGAAAAAGATTTAGCATTGTTTATGGATTATGCTGGAATGAAAACGCCTAAAGAAGTGAAGGACATTCCAATTAATGCGTTAGTTCCTGCTTTTGCAATAAGTGAATTAAAAACCGCATTTCAAATGGGATTTATGATTTTTATTCCTTTCCTGGTCATCGATATGATTGTTTCAAGTGTCTTGATGTCGATGGGAATGATGATGCTTCCGCCAGTCATGATTTCGATGCCGTTTAAAATTTTACTGTTTATCATGGTGGATGGATGGAATTTAATTATTAAGTCATTGCTCACTAGTTTTTAA
- a CDS encoding flagellar biosynthetic protein FliO, with the protein MKRFMFVIISFIYLVSFQPTTFAAGTSTNGDHTVYDTIQKGGEKTKSSPDKVVDSGSSPSLFPLFMKFIFSFILVVGLLLVLLRFLSKRNHMLQSSGPVIHLGGKQLGNNRNLQVLLIGQTIYIIGVGDTVTLIRTISQGEEYQHLLENIENQADEQAPSKWLPEIPKRLWNDTFLKYLKKIKQENGEE; encoded by the coding sequence ATGAAGAGATTCATGTTTGTAATTATTTCGTTTATTTATCTAGTTTCTTTTCAACCCACGACATTTGCCGCTGGTACCTCAACTAACGGCGATCATACCGTCTACGACACGATCCAAAAAGGCGGCGAAAAAACGAAGTCTTCACCGGACAAGGTTGTAGATAGTGGGTCGTCACCATCCTTATTTCCCTTATTCATGAAATTTATTTTCTCCTTTATCTTGGTGGTCGGATTGCTGCTAGTGTTATTGCGCTTTCTTTCTAAACGAAACCACATGTTGCAATCCAGTGGTCCAGTAATCCATTTGGGAGGGAAGCAACTCGGAAATAACCGTAATCTCCAGGTGTTACTCATCGGCCAGACGATTTATATTATTGGTGTTGGTGACACGGTTACCTTGATCCGCACGATTTCTCAGGGTGAAGAATATCAGCACTTATTGGAAAATATTGAAAATCAGGCTGATGAACAGGCACCATCAAAATGGCTACCAGAGATTCCAAAAAGATTATGGAACGATACTTTTTTAAAGTATTTGAAAAAAATTAAGCAAGAAAATGGGGAGGAGTAG
- a CDS encoding MotE family protein — MEEKKHGKLRTILFLMIPVLVIVILAIFLGIPGGETLQKWGNKIPVINRIIPDPAPNKTNTSDSQNDWQQKYLASSAEITDRDLQISKLTKQLRDTKTGLEDIKKNNQELQRQLETKQAKAVQNQMKQMAKMYANIPATKAAAMIASMPLEDAALTISNLKPDQQSSILGGMKDAKKAAQITLLVTEIAGLTEMDPILLKDQIHQIALQQENPTQILAETIAGMPSAQAAGIIQSMMVTNSQTAMELLRNINVNNRSQILTEIQKTNADLAAQIASSLNR, encoded by the coding sequence ATGGAAGAAAAAAAACACGGTAAACTACGCACAATTCTTTTTTTGATGATTCCTGTACTGGTAATCGTCATCTTAGCTATTTTTCTAGGCATCCCTGGGGGGGAAACCTTACAAAAATGGGGCAATAAAATTCCAGTAATAAACCGTATCATCCCAGACCCAGCTCCAAATAAAACAAACACTTCGGATAGTCAAAATGACTGGCAACAGAAATATTTAGCCAGCAGCGCCGAGATAACAGACAGAGATCTACAGATATCAAAATTAACTAAGCAACTCCGTGACACCAAAACAGGGTTAGAAGACATTAAAAAGAATAATCAAGAATTGCAGCGTCAGCTAGAAACGAAACAAGCAAAAGCTGTGCAGAATCAAATGAAACAAATGGCCAAAATGTATGCCAATATTCCGGCAACCAAAGCGGCAGCCATGATTGCTTCCATGCCCTTGGAGGATGCGGCCTTAACGATATCGAATCTTAAACCGGACCAGCAAAGTAGCATTCTCGGTGGTATGAAGGATGCAAAAAAAGCGGCCCAAATTACTCTACTGGTGACAGAAATTGCCGGGCTTACGGAAATGGATCCGATCCTGCTAAAAGATCAGATTCATCAAATTGCTTTGCAACAGGAAAATCCAACCCAGATACTGGCCGAAACGATAGCAGGGATGCCCTCAGCGCAAGCAGCGGGGATTATTCAATCAATGATGGTGACAAACTCACAAACCGCAATGGAGCTGTTGAGAAACATTAATGTTAATAACCGCTCCCAGATCTTAACGGAAATCCAGAAAACAAATGCTGATTTGGCGGCACAAATTGCATCAAGTTTAAACAGGTAG
- the fliJ gene encoding flagellar export protein FliJ yields the protein MKYEFSFQKVLDVKEKEKEVAKNEFGSSKRRQMELEEKLEGLEVKKEKVYNQYNDVNRKTVWEFLEVQQELDHFNLQVKQLTHQSKQLHQEVELKHEVLIAKTKEAKVWNLWKDKSKNAFQMEQARKEQAMLDEMAVLRYSRRV from the coding sequence ATGAAATATGAGTTTTCCTTTCAAAAAGTGCTCGATGTCAAAGAAAAAGAAAAAGAAGTAGCGAAAAACGAGTTTGGCTCAAGTAAACGGCGGCAAATGGAGCTAGAGGAAAAGTTGGAAGGTTTGGAAGTTAAGAAGGAAAAGGTTTACAACCAATACAATGATGTAAACCGAAAAACAGTTTGGGAATTTTTAGAGGTCCAACAGGAACTCGATCACTTTAACTTGCAAGTGAAACAATTGACGCATCAATCAAAACAGCTTCATCAAGAAGTGGAACTTAAACATGAGGTGCTAATAGCAAAAACAAAGGAAGCAAAAGTATGGAATCTTTGGAAGGACAAATCAAAAAATGCCTTTCAAATGGAGCAGGCTAGGAAAGAACAAGCGATGCTGGATGAAATGGCAGTTTTACGCTATTCCCGCAGGGTGTGA